Proteins encoded in a region of the Phacochoerus africanus isolate WHEZ1 chromosome 8, ROS_Pafr_v1, whole genome shotgun sequence genome:
- the ZNF835 gene encoding zinc finger protein 835 isoform X2, producing MPGVFVEQGGGLGCGRASPEQRYDKEDVKLKQQLREARMEGLLTDTVPRGSVLGETQKQDIKFKHRQETPREDPTRGVLVTHEEPGGTPGTRWSPATQADSRPQRRGAPTKSPNLRSTPEESGGGPRKPWKCGDCGKAFSYCSAFTLHQRTHTGEKPFSCPDCGRAFSQSVHLTLHRRTHTGERPYPCSECGKAFSQGSYLAAHWRTHTGERPHRCPDCGKAFTRPTHLAQHRRVHTGERPFVCSQCAKAFRSRSSLLEHRRIHTGEKPFACVQCSKAFRFSSALIRHQRTHTAERPYACGQCAKAFTQMAHLAQHQRVHTGEKPYTCPECGAPFSQSASLAEHRRIHTGEKPYTCTQCGKAFTQVSHLSQHRRVHTGEQPYACRDCGCAFSNHSHLAQHHLAHTGARPYECVECSAHFSHASSLTEHRRVHTGQKPFRCGDCGKAFGQGSSLTLHRRTHTGERPYACAECGKAFSNRSYLIQHHIVHTGEKPYECSGCGKAFGFSSALIRHQRMHADKKAKDTFAQLQQHLPPHPSSPEEEPVDSGNAADTGGPA from the exons aTGCCTGGAGTGTTTGTGGAACAGGGAGGAGGCCTTGGCTGTGGCAGGGCAAGCCCAGAGCAGAG atatGATAAGGAAGATGTGAAATTGAAGCAGCAGCTCAGGGAAGCCAGGATGGAAGGACTCTTGACTGACACCGTCCCCCGGGGTTCCGTGTTGGGAGAGACCCAGAAACAGGATATTAAGTTCAAACACAGACAGGAGACCCCCAGGGAAGACCCCACCAGGGGTGTCCTCGTCACGCATGAGGAACCCGGTGGAACCCCCGGAACCAGATGGAGTCCGGCTACCCAGGCTGACAGCCGTCCCCAGAGGCGCGGTGCACCAACAAAGAGCCCAAATCTGAGGAGCACCCCAGAGGAGTCAGGCGGGGGCCCCAGGAAGCCGTGGAAGTGTGGGGACTGCGGCAAGGCCTTTAGCTACTGCTCGGCCTTCACCCTGCACCAGAGAACGCACACAGGGGAGAAGCCCTTCTCCTGCCCCGACTGCGGCAGGGCCTTCAGCCAGAGCGTGCACCTGACGCTGCACCGGCGGACGCACACGGGCGAGCGGCCCTACCCCTGCTCCGAGTGCGGCAAGGCCTTCAGCCAGGGCTCCTACCTGGCGGCGCACTGGCGCACGCACACGGGCGAGCGGCCGCACAGATGCCCAGACTGTGGCAAGGCCTTCACGCGCCCCACACACCTGGCGCAGCACCGGCGCGTGCACACGGGCGAGCGGCCCTTTGTCTGCAGCCAGTGCGCCAAGGCCTTTCGCAGCCGCTCGTCCCTGCTGGAGCACCGGCGCAtccacacgggcgagaagccgTTCGCGTGCGTGCAGTGCAGCAAGGCCTTCCGCTTCTCGTCCGCACTCATCCGCCACCAGCGCACACACACGGCCGAGCGGCCCTACGCGTGCGGCCAGTGTGCCAAGGCCTTCACGCAAATGGCACACCTGGCGCAGCACCAGCGCGTgcacacgggcgagaagccctacACGTGCCCCGAATGCGGCGCACCCTTCAGCCAGAGCGCCTCACTGGCCGAGCACCGGCGCAtccacacgggcgagaagccctacACGTGCACGCAGTGCGGCAAGGCCTTCACGCAGGTGTCGCACCTGAGCCAGCATAGGCGCGTGCACACCGGGGAGCAGCCCTACGCTTGCCGGGACTGCGGCTGCGCCTTCAGCAACCACTCACACCTGGCGCAGCACCACCTGGCGCACACGGGCGCCCGCCCCTACGAGTGCGTGGAGTGCAGTGCTCACTTCAGCCACGCGTCCTCCCTCACCGAGCACCGCAGGGTCCACACCGGCCAGAAGCCCTTCCGGTGCGGGGACTGCGGCAAGGCCTTCGGCCAGGGCTCCTCACTGACGCTGCACCGGCGGACACACACAGGCGAGCGGCCCTACGCGTGCGCTGAGTGTGGCAAGGCCTTCAGCAACCGCTCCTACCTGATCCAGCACCACATCGTGcacactggggagaagccctACGAGTGCAGCGGCTGCGGCAAGGCCTTCGGCTTCTCCTCTGCGCTCATCCGACACCAGAGGATGCATGCTGACAAGAAGGCTAAGGACACCTTTGCCCAGTTGCAGCAGCACCTGCCTCCACACCCGAGCTCCCCCGAGGAGGAGCCCGTTGACAGTGGCAACGCTGCAGACACTGGGGGACCAGCCTAA
- the ZNF835 gene encoding zinc finger protein 835 isoform X1, whose amino-acid sequence MVARTGATAGVTWTGPDPLKPARYDKEDVKLKQQLREARMEGLLTDTVPRGSVLGETQKQDIKFKHRQETPREDPTRGVLVTHEEPGGTPGTRWSPATQADSRPQRRGAPTKSPNLRSTPEESGGGPRKPWKCGDCGKAFSYCSAFTLHQRTHTGEKPFSCPDCGRAFSQSVHLTLHRRTHTGERPYPCSECGKAFSQGSYLAAHWRTHTGERPHRCPDCGKAFTRPTHLAQHRRVHTGERPFVCSQCAKAFRSRSSLLEHRRIHTGEKPFACVQCSKAFRFSSALIRHQRTHTAERPYACGQCAKAFTQMAHLAQHQRVHTGEKPYTCPECGAPFSQSASLAEHRRIHTGEKPYTCTQCGKAFTQVSHLSQHRRVHTGEQPYACRDCGCAFSNHSHLAQHHLAHTGARPYECVECSAHFSHASSLTEHRRVHTGQKPFRCGDCGKAFGQGSSLTLHRRTHTGERPYACAECGKAFSNRSYLIQHHIVHTGEKPYECSGCGKAFGFSSALIRHQRMHADKKAKDTFAQLQQHLPPHPSSPEEEPVDSGNAADTGGPA is encoded by the exons ATGGTCGCCAGGACAGGGGCCACAGCCGGAGTCACATGGACAGGGCCTGATCCTCTCAAACCCGCGAG atatGATAAGGAAGATGTGAAATTGAAGCAGCAGCTCAGGGAAGCCAGGATGGAAGGACTCTTGACTGACACCGTCCCCCGGGGTTCCGTGTTGGGAGAGACCCAGAAACAGGATATTAAGTTCAAACACAGACAGGAGACCCCCAGGGAAGACCCCACCAGGGGTGTCCTCGTCACGCATGAGGAACCCGGTGGAACCCCCGGAACCAGATGGAGTCCGGCTACCCAGGCTGACAGCCGTCCCCAGAGGCGCGGTGCACCAACAAAGAGCCCAAATCTGAGGAGCACCCCAGAGGAGTCAGGCGGGGGCCCCAGGAAGCCGTGGAAGTGTGGGGACTGCGGCAAGGCCTTTAGCTACTGCTCGGCCTTCACCCTGCACCAGAGAACGCACACAGGGGAGAAGCCCTTCTCCTGCCCCGACTGCGGCAGGGCCTTCAGCCAGAGCGTGCACCTGACGCTGCACCGGCGGACGCACACGGGCGAGCGGCCCTACCCCTGCTCCGAGTGCGGCAAGGCCTTCAGCCAGGGCTCCTACCTGGCGGCGCACTGGCGCACGCACACGGGCGAGCGGCCGCACAGATGCCCAGACTGTGGCAAGGCCTTCACGCGCCCCACACACCTGGCGCAGCACCGGCGCGTGCACACGGGCGAGCGGCCCTTTGTCTGCAGCCAGTGCGCCAAGGCCTTTCGCAGCCGCTCGTCCCTGCTGGAGCACCGGCGCAtccacacgggcgagaagccgTTCGCGTGCGTGCAGTGCAGCAAGGCCTTCCGCTTCTCGTCCGCACTCATCCGCCACCAGCGCACACACACGGCCGAGCGGCCCTACGCGTGCGGCCAGTGTGCCAAGGCCTTCACGCAAATGGCACACCTGGCGCAGCACCAGCGCGTgcacacgggcgagaagccctacACGTGCCCCGAATGCGGCGCACCCTTCAGCCAGAGCGCCTCACTGGCCGAGCACCGGCGCAtccacacgggcgagaagccctacACGTGCACGCAGTGCGGCAAGGCCTTCACGCAGGTGTCGCACCTGAGCCAGCATAGGCGCGTGCACACCGGGGAGCAGCCCTACGCTTGCCGGGACTGCGGCTGCGCCTTCAGCAACCACTCACACCTGGCGCAGCACCACCTGGCGCACACGGGCGCCCGCCCCTACGAGTGCGTGGAGTGCAGTGCTCACTTCAGCCACGCGTCCTCCCTCACCGAGCACCGCAGGGTCCACACCGGCCAGAAGCCCTTCCGGTGCGGGGACTGCGGCAAGGCCTTCGGCCAGGGCTCCTCACTGACGCTGCACCGGCGGACACACACAGGCGAGCGGCCCTACGCGTGCGCTGAGTGTGGCAAGGCCTTCAGCAACCGCTCCTACCTGATCCAGCACCACATCGTGcacactggggagaagccctACGAGTGCAGCGGCTGCGGCAAGGCCTTCGGCTTCTCCTCTGCGCTCATCCGACACCAGAGGATGCATGCTGACAAGAAGGCTAAGGACACCTTTGCCCAGTTGCAGCAGCACCTGCCTCCACACCCGAGCTCCCCCGAGGAGGAGCCCGTTGACAGTGGCAACGCTGCAGACACTGGGGGACCAGCCTAA